One Neisseria sicca genomic region harbors:
- the xth gene encoding exodeoxyribonuclease III, whose translation MKITTWNVNSLNVRLPQVQNWLADHQPDVLVLQELKLDQDKFPAAALQMMGWHSVWSGQKTYNGVAIISRSEPQDVHVGLPTLPDDPQRRVIAATVNGVRVINVYCVNGEALDSPKFLYKEQWFAALTEFVRDEMTRYEKLVLLGDFNIAPADADCYDPEKWHEKIHCSSIERQWFKNLLDLGLTDSLRQIHPEGAFYTWFDYRGAMFQRKLGLRIDHQLISPALSAVLKDVYVDLDARAQERPSDHAPVVAEFDL comes from the coding sequence ATGAAAATTACCACTTGGAACGTCAATTCCCTCAACGTGCGCCTGCCGCAGGTGCAAAACTGGCTTGCCGACCATCAGCCCGATGTCCTTGTTTTGCAAGAACTCAAGCTAGACCAAGACAAATTTCCCGCCGCCGCCCTGCAAATGATGGGCTGGCACAGCGTTTGGAGCGGGCAAAAAACCTACAACGGCGTCGCCATCATCAGCCGCAGCGAACCGCAAGACGTACACGTCGGCCTGCCTACCCTGCCCGACGACCCGCAACGCCGCGTCATCGCCGCAACCGTCAACGGCGTGCGCGTCATCAATGTCTATTGCGTCAACGGCGAAGCCCTCGACAGCCCGAAATTCCTATATAAAGAACAATGGTTTGCCGCTTTGACCGAATTTGTCCGCGACGAAATGACCCGCTACGAAAAACTGGTCTTGCTCGGCGACTTCAATATCGCGCCTGCTGATGCCGACTGCTACGATCCTGAAAAATGGCATGAAAAAATCCACTGCTCATCCATCGAGAGACAGTGGTTCAAAAATCTGCTGGATTTAGGCTTGACCGACAGCCTGCGCCAAATCCACCCCGAAGGCGCGTTTTACACTTGGTTTGACTATCGCGGCGCGATGTTCCAACGCAAACTTGGGCTGCGCATCGACCACCAGCTCATCAGCCCCGCCTTGTCTGCCGTGTTGAAAGACGTTTATGTCGATTTGGACGCGCGCGCGCAAGAACGCCCCAGCGACCATGCGCCGGTCGTGGCTGAATTTGATTTGTAA
- a CDS encoding ArsR/SmtB family transcription factor — METKRLSSLLKLIANPDRMTILFMLMDSERSIAELSETLGQPATAVSNHLARLRSEGLIDFTRYHRIIEYRLVSEEAAAILDTLRNLENRKAA; from the coding sequence ATGGAAACCAAACGTCTCTCTTCCCTTCTCAAACTCATCGCCAACCCCGACCGCATGACCATTTTGTTCATGCTGATGGACAGCGAACGCAGCATCGCCGAATTATCCGAAACGCTCGGACAACCTGCAACCGCCGTTTCCAACCATCTCGCGCGCCTGCGCTCCGAAGGTCTGATCGATTTCACCCGCTACCACCGCATCATCGAATACCGGCTGGTATCCGAAGAAGCCGCCGCCATCCTCGATACGCTGCGCAATTTGGAAAACCGTAAAGCCGCCTAA